A portion of the Bifidobacterium lemurum genome contains these proteins:
- a CDS encoding DNA-directed RNA polymerase subunit beta, which translates to MNARADSREIELHKASDRVNFGSIKEPIDVPYLLGVQTDSFDWLIGADRWKKRVEEDIENGTNTVPHISGLDEVFQEISPIENFAQTMSLTFSDPYFEEPRHTVQECKEKDYTYSAPLYVNAEFENGDTGEIKSQTVFMGDFPLQTPHGTFIIGGTERVIVSQLVRSPGVYFDRQQDRTSDKEVFGAKIIPSRGAWLEFEVDKKDQPQVRVDRKRKQSAIVFLMAIGMSKSEIADAFKDYPLVLDALEKETLETQEEALVDLYRKIRPADTPTPEAGKNLLDSFYFNTKRYDLARVGRYKINRKLGLETDYNDRSLHQEDIIATIKYLVTLHDGKTAFPGKRDGQDVDLRVDVDDIDHFGNRRIRQVGELIQNQLRTGLSRMERVVRERMTTQDAEAITPQSLINIRPVNATIKEFFGTSQLSQFMDQNNPLSGVTNKRRLSALGPGGLSRDRASMEVRDVHPSHFGRMCPIESPEGPNIGLIGSLATFGRVNPFGFIETPYRKVVDGRVTDEVEYMTADRDLDHVIAQANQELDADGNFVKAEALARVGEEEAVDVPVSQVDYMDVSPRQMVSLGASLIPFLEHDEGHRALMGTNMQRQAVPLIESERPLVGTGSEWRAANDSGDVIKAEKDGVVTYVSADIIRTMNDDGTQSSYKLAKFQRSNQTTCYNQRPIIKDGERVEAGTVLADGPAIEKGELALGKNLLIAFMPWNGYNYEDAIIISQRIVQDDTLSSIHIEEYEIDARETKLGAEEITRDLPNVGEDAVANLDERGIIRIGAEVEAGDILVGKVTPKGETELTPEERLLRAIFGEKSREVRDTSLRVPHGETGTVIGVKEITREDAEDDGDELPNGVNQMIRVYIAQHRKITVGDKLSGRHGNKGCISRILPEEDMPFLADGTPVDIMLNPLGVPSRMNLGQVLELHLGWIAHSGWDISLDPNMEAEWKKLIPAGAEKAEPGTPVATPVFDGVRPEALEGLLSTTLPNRDGDRLVGPDGKATLFDGRTGEPFGKPISVGYMYMLKLHHLVDDKIHARSTGPYSMITQQPLGGKAQFGGQRFGEMEVWALEAYGAAYTLHEMMTTKSDDVDGRVRVYGAIVKGDNLPPAGIPESFKVLLKEMQSLSLNVEVLNAEGVAIDMKDEDDDPVSSSDDLGFNIGARPDASAKEDQIVDTPEYQ; encoded by the coding sequence ATGAACGCGCGCGCCGATAGCCGCGAAATCGAACTGCATAAGGCTTCGGACCGTGTGAACTTCGGTTCCATCAAGGAACCCATCGATGTGCCCTACCTGCTGGGCGTGCAGACCGACAGCTTCGATTGGCTGATCGGCGCCGACCGCTGGAAGAAGCGCGTCGAGGAAGACATCGAAAACGGCACCAACACCGTGCCGCACATCTCCGGCCTCGACGAGGTCTTCCAGGAGATCTCCCCGATCGAGAACTTCGCCCAGACCATGAGCCTGACGTTCTCCGACCCGTACTTCGAGGAGCCCCGCCACACCGTGCAGGAGTGCAAGGAGAAGGACTACACCTACTCCGCCCCGCTGTACGTGAACGCCGAATTCGAGAACGGCGACACCGGCGAGATCAAGTCCCAGACCGTGTTCATGGGCGACTTCCCGCTGCAGACCCCGCACGGCACCTTCATCATCGGCGGCACCGAGCGTGTGATCGTCTCGCAGCTCGTGCGCTCCCCGGGCGTGTACTTCGACCGCCAGCAGGACCGCACCTCCGACAAGGAGGTCTTCGGCGCGAAGATTATCCCCAGCCGCGGCGCGTGGCTTGAGTTCGAGGTGGACAAGAAGGACCAGCCGCAGGTGCGCGTGGATCGCAAGCGCAAGCAGTCCGCCATCGTGTTCCTGATGGCCATCGGCATGAGCAAGTCCGAGATCGCCGACGCGTTCAAGGACTATCCGCTGGTGCTCGACGCGCTCGAGAAGGAGACCCTGGAGACCCAGGAAGAGGCCCTGGTCGACCTGTACCGCAAGATCCGCCCGGCCGACACCCCCACTCCGGAGGCCGGCAAGAACCTGCTCGACTCCTTCTACTTCAACACCAAGCGCTACGATCTGGCCCGCGTCGGCCGTTACAAGATCAACCGCAAGCTCGGTCTGGAAACCGACTACAACGACCGTTCCCTGCATCAGGAAGACATCATCGCCACCATCAAGTATCTGGTGACGCTGCATGACGGCAAGACCGCCTTCCCGGGCAAGCGCGACGGCCAGGACGTGGACCTGCGCGTGGATGTGGACGATATCGACCACTTCGGCAACCGCCGCATCCGCCAGGTCGGCGAGCTGATCCAGAACCAGCTGCGCACCGGCCTGAGCCGTATGGAGCGCGTCGTGCGCGAACGCATGACCACCCAGGACGCCGAGGCCATCACCCCGCAGTCCCTGATCAACATCCGCCCGGTGAACGCCACCATCAAGGAGTTCTTCGGCACCTCTCAGCTGAGCCAGTTCATGGACCAGAACAACCCGCTCTCCGGCGTGACCAACAAGCGCCGTCTGAGCGCCCTGGGACCCGGCGGTCTGAGCCGCGACCGCGCCTCCATGGAGGTGCGCGACGTGCACCCGTCCCACTTCGGCCGCATGTGCCCGATCGAAAGCCCCGAAGGTCCGAACATCGGTCTGATCGGCTCGCTGGCCACCTTCGGCCGCGTGAACCCGTTCGGCTTCATCGAGACCCCGTACCGCAAGGTCGTGGACGGCCGCGTGACCGACGAGGTCGAGTACATGACCGCCGACCGCGATCTCGACCACGTGATCGCCCAGGCCAACCAGGAGCTCGACGCGGACGGCAACTTCGTCAAGGCTGAGGCCCTCGCCCGAGTCGGCGAGGAGGAGGCGGTCGACGTTCCGGTCTCCCAGGTCGATTACATGGACGTCTCCCCGCGCCAGATGGTCTCCCTCGGCGCCTCCCTGATCCCGTTCCTGGAGCACGACGAGGGCCACCGAGCGCTGATGGGCACCAACATGCAGCGCCAGGCCGTGCCGCTGATCGAATCCGAGCGCCCGCTGGTGGGCACCGGTTCCGAATGGCGCGCCGCCAACGACTCCGGCGACGTGATCAAGGCCGAGAAGGACGGCGTGGTGACCTACGTCTCCGCCGACATCATCCGCACGATGAACGACGACGGCACGCAGTCCAGCTACAAGCTGGCCAAGTTCCAGCGTTCCAACCAGACCACCTGCTACAACCAGCGCCCGATCATCAAGGACGGCGAACGCGTCGAGGCCGGCACCGTGCTGGCCGACGGCCCCGCCATCGAGAAGGGCGAGCTGGCTCTGGGCAAGAACCTGCTCATCGCGTTCATGCCGTGGAACGGCTACAACTACGAGGACGCCATCATCATCTCGCAGCGCATCGTCCAGGACGACACGCTCAGCTCCATCCACATCGAGGAGTACGAGATCGACGCCCGCGAAACCAAGCTGGGCGCCGAGGAGATCACCCGTGACCTGCCGAACGTCGGCGAGGACGCGGTGGCCAACCTCGACGAGCGCGGCATCATCCGCATCGGCGCCGAGGTCGAGGCCGGCGACATCCTCGTCGGCAAGGTCACCCCGAAGGGCGAGACCGAGCTGACCCCGGAGGAGCGTCTGCTGCGCGCCATCTTCGGCGAGAAGTCCCGCGAGGTGCGCGACACCTCCCTGCGCGTGCCCCACGGCGAGACCGGCACCGTCATCGGCGTCAAGGAGATCACCCGCGAGGACGCCGAGGACGACGGCGACGAGCTGCCCAACGGCGTCAACCAGATGATCCGCGTGTACATCGCCCAGCACCGTAAGATCACTGTGGGCGACAAGCTCTCCGGCCGCCACGGCAACAAGGGCTGCATCTCGCGCATTCTGCCCGAGGAGGACATGCCGTTCCTCGCGGACGGCACTCCGGTCGACATCATGCTCAACCCGCTTGGCGTGCCTTCGCGAATGAACCTCGGCCAGGTGCTCGAACTGCACCTCGGCTGGATCGCGCACTCCGGCTGGGACATCTCCCTCGACCCGAATATGGAGGCCGAGTGGAAGAAGCTCATCCCCGCCGGCGCCGAGAAGGCCGAGCCGGGCACCCCGGTGGCCACCCCGGTGTTCGACGGCGTGCGTCCGGAGGCCCTCGAAGGCCTGCTGTCCACCACGCTGCCCAACCGCGACGGCGACCGTCTGGTCGGCCCCGACGGCAAGGCGACGCTGTTCGACGGCCGCACCGGCGAACCCTTCGGCAAGCCGATCTCCGTGGGCTACATGTACATGCTGAAGCTGCACCACCTCGTGGACGACAAGATCCACGCCCGCTCCACCGGCCCGTACTCGATGATCACCCAGCAGCCGCTGGGCGGCAAGGCGCAGTTCGGCGGCCAGCGCTTCGGCGAGATGGAGGTGTGGGCCCTCGAGGCCTACGGCGCCGCGTACACGCTGCACGAGATGATGACCACCAAGTCCGATGACGTCGACGGCCGCGTGCGCGTCTACGGCGCCATCGTGAAGGGCGACAACCTGCCGCCGGCGGGCATTCCCGAGTCCTTCAAGGTGCTCCTGAAGGAAATGCAGTCCCTGTCCCTGAACGTCGAGGTGCTCAACGCGGAAGGCGTCGCCATCGACATGAAGGACGAGGACGACGACCCCGTCTCATCCTCCGACGACCTCGGCTTCAACATCGGCGCGCGTCCCGACGCGTCCGCCAAAGAGGACCAGATCGTCGACACGCCCGAATATCAGTGA
- a CDS encoding A/G-specific adenine glycosylase: MAAAPRIAKRLAAWWEANARDLPWRFGRATPWGVLVSEVMSQQTQMSRVVPYWQAWMELWPDASALAGASTAEVITMWGRLGYPRRALRLQECAQAVSERYADELPRTYERLVALPGIGDYTASAVMSFAYGKRVAVIDTNIRRVLSRVFLGKESMGGAASAAERALANTVLPQDPSASVMWNQAVMELGAVVCAAKKPLCERCPIAGECLFLESGLPGLGEKRTRPRQRFQGTDRQVRGIVLNALRGLSSEHASSQPRTTAAASRAHAAAPRSLPREQVESLWKDHVQLDSCIASLDEDGLIEILPDGSLRLPR, from the coding sequence GTGGCCGCCGCGCCGCGGATCGCGAAGCGACTGGCGGCATGGTGGGAGGCGAACGCGCGCGATCTGCCATGGCGGTTCGGGCGCGCGACGCCATGGGGCGTGCTCGTCTCCGAAGTGATGAGCCAGCAGACGCAGATGAGCCGGGTGGTGCCGTACTGGCAGGCCTGGATGGAGCTGTGGCCGGACGCGTCGGCGCTCGCCGGCGCGTCGACGGCCGAGGTCATCACCATGTGGGGCCGGTTGGGATATCCGCGCCGCGCGCTGCGATTGCAGGAATGCGCGCAAGCAGTATCCGAACGCTACGCCGACGAACTGCCGCGCACCTATGAGCGGCTGGTCGCGTTGCCCGGCATCGGCGACTATACGGCCAGCGCGGTGATGAGTTTCGCATACGGCAAACGCGTCGCGGTGATCGACACGAATATCCGCCGCGTGCTCAGTCGTGTGTTCCTCGGCAAGGAATCGATGGGAGGGGCGGCCAGCGCCGCGGAACGCGCCCTCGCCAATACCGTGCTTCCTCAGGATCCGTCCGCTTCGGTGATGTGGAACCAGGCGGTGATGGAGTTGGGCGCGGTGGTGTGCGCGGCGAAGAAGCCGCTGTGCGAGCGCTGCCCGATCGCGGGGGAGTGTCTGTTTCTCGAATCCGGTCTGCCGGGACTGGGGGAGAAGCGCACGCGTCCGCGGCAGCGCTTCCAAGGCACCGATCGCCAGGTGCGTGGCATCGTGCTGAACGCGTTACGAGGATTGTCTTCGGAACACGCGTCGTCGCAGCCGCGGACGACGGCCGCCGCCTCGCGGGCCCATGCCGCCGCGCCGCGCTCGCTGCCGCGCGAACAGGTGGAATCGCTGTGGAAGGACCATGTGCAGCTCGACTCCTGCATCGCCTCGTTGGATGAGGATGGTCTGATCGAGATTCTTCCCGACGGCTCGCTGCGTCTGCCCCGCTAA
- a CDS encoding tRNA (cytidine(34)-2'-O)-methyltransferase, translated as MTNDMKRPEESQVGKMFEYGYRKSNYGPDELVTDAHGNPISVVDAMLTAEKAAATETVTPHLCYYSPRIPGNTGSAIRLCAVTGTILHLVEPLGFNLRDTKLRRAGLDYHDMAHVVLHPNFDNLVESMPNSRIIAFTAHATKLYTEVEYRPTDILLFGPEPGDIPDPMDIMAGPHVAEQVRLPMRPSLRSLNLTNCASIAIYEAWRQLNFAGGK; from the coding sequence ATGACGAACGATATGAAACGCCCTGAGGAATCCCAAGTCGGCAAGATGTTCGAATACGGCTACCGCAAATCGAATTACGGCCCGGACGAATTGGTGACCGACGCGCATGGCAATCCGATCTCCGTGGTCGATGCCATGCTCACGGCGGAGAAGGCCGCGGCGACGGAAACCGTGACGCCTCATCTGTGCTATTACTCGCCGCGCATTCCCGGCAACACCGGTTCCGCGATCCGCCTGTGCGCGGTGACCGGAACGATTCTGCATCTGGTGGAGCCGTTGGGGTTCAACCTGCGCGACACCAAGCTGCGCCGGGCCGGTCTCGACTACCACGACATGGCGCATGTGGTGCTGCATCCGAATTTCGACAATCTGGTCGAATCGATGCCGAACTCGCGTATCATCGCGTTCACCGCGCACGCCACCAAGCTCTACACCGAGGTGGAATACCGTCCGACCGATATTCTGCTGTTCGGCCCGGAGCCGGGCGATATCCCCGATCCGATGGATATCATGGCCGGTCCGCATGTGGCCGAGCAGGTGCGTCTGCCGATGCGGCCGAGCCTACGTTCCCTGAATCTCACCAACTGCGCGTCGATCGCCATCTACGAGGCGTGGCGTCAGCTGAATTTCGCCGGCGGGAAATAG
- a CDS encoding PFL family protein, protein MLNIMEVHETNQMIEQEKLDVRTITMGISLLDCAADTVDEVCDNIYRKITTYARDLVSTGQAIERDYGIPIVNKRITVTPISLVGASSCKTSEDFVKIAHALDRAAKEVGVDLIGGYSALVSKSMTPAEELLIRSLPQALSETDIVCSSVNVGSTKTGIDMNAVELLGHIVKDIAYATRDNDSYGCVKFVAFCNVPDDNPFMAGGFHGVTEGDAVINVGVSGPGVVSRALDAAKGKDFEFLCETIKRTAFKITRVGQLVAQEASRRLGIPFGIIDLSLAPTPAVGDSVGEVLEKIGLEQVGAPGTTAALAMLNDQVKKGGIMASSYVGGLSGAFIPVSEDKNMIDAAAAGCLTIEKLEAMTCVCSVGLDMIAIPGDTTASTISGIIADEAAIGMVNQKTTAVRIIPVEGKGVGEMANFGGLMGYAPIMPVNQTSCEAFVTRGGRIPAPIHSFKN, encoded by the coding sequence ATGCTGAATATCATGGAGGTCCACGAGACCAACCAGATGATCGAGCAGGAGAAGCTCGACGTGCGCACCATCACCATGGGCATCAGCCTGCTCGACTGCGCGGCCGACACCGTGGACGAGGTGTGCGACAACATCTACCGCAAAATCACCACCTACGCGCGCGACCTCGTCTCCACCGGGCAGGCCATCGAACGCGATTACGGCATTCCGATCGTGAACAAGCGCATCACCGTCACCCCCATCTCGCTGGTCGGCGCGAGCTCGTGCAAGACCTCCGAGGACTTCGTGAAGATCGCGCACGCGCTTGACCGCGCGGCCAAAGAGGTCGGCGTCGATCTGATCGGCGGCTACTCCGCGCTCGTCTCCAAGTCGATGACCCCGGCCGAGGAGCTGCTGATCCGCTCGCTGCCGCAGGCCTTAAGCGAAACCGACATCGTCTGCTCGTCCGTCAACGTCGGCTCCACCAAAACCGGCATCGACATGAACGCGGTGGAGCTGCTCGGCCATATCGTCAAGGACATCGCCTACGCCACCCGCGACAACGATTCCTACGGATGCGTGAAGTTCGTGGCCTTCTGCAACGTGCCCGACGACAACCCGTTCATGGCCGGCGGCTTCCATGGCGTGACCGAGGGAGACGCCGTGATCAACGTCGGCGTCTCCGGCCCCGGCGTGGTCTCCCGCGCGCTCGACGCGGCCAAGGGCAAGGATTTCGAATTCCTGTGCGAGACGATCAAGCGCACCGCGTTCAAGATCACGCGCGTGGGCCAGCTGGTCGCGCAGGAGGCGTCGCGCCGCCTCGGCATTCCGTTCGGCATCATCGATCTTTCCCTCGCGCCGACCCCGGCCGTGGGTGATTCGGTGGGCGAGGTGCTCGAGAAGATCGGGCTGGAGCAGGTCGGCGCGCCCGGCACCACCGCGGCGCTCGCCATGCTCAACGACCAGGTGAAGAAGGGCGGCATCATGGCCTCCTCATATGTCGGCGGCCTGTCCGGCGCGTTCATTCCGGTCTCCGAAGACAAGAACATGATCGACGCGGCCGCAGCCGGCTGCCTGACGATTGAGAAGCTCGAGGCCATGACCTGCGTGTGCTCGGTCGGCCTTGATATGATCGCGATTCCGGGCGACACCACCGCTTCGACCATCTCCGGCATCATCGCCGACGAGGCGGCCATCGGCATGGTGAACCAGAAGACCACCGCCGTGCGCATCATTCCGGTCGAAGGCAAGGGCGTGGGCGAGATGGCGAACTTCGGCGGCCTGATGGGCTATGCGCCGATCATGCCGGTGAACCAGACGAGCTGCGAGGCGTTCGTGACCCGTGGCGGCCGCATCCCCGCCCCGATCCACAGCTTCAAGAACTGA
- a CDS encoding ACT domain-containing protein, with translation MNKAIITVVGQDTVGIIARVCTYLSERKINVLDISQTIIDGFFNMMMIVDVTEADEEFGAIVEELDQLGEQIGVRIRCQREEIFTKMHRI, from the coding sequence ATGAACAAGGCAATCATCACCGTGGTCGGCCAAGACACGGTCGGCATCATCGCGCGCGTCTGCACCTACCTGTCCGAGCGCAAGATCAACGTGCTCGACATCTCGCAGACCATCATCGACGGCTTCTTCAACATGATGATGATTGTCGACGTGACCGAGGCCGACGAGGAATTCGGCGCCATCGTCGAGGAGCTCGACCAGCTCGGCGAGCAGATCGGCGTGCGCATCCGCTGCCAGCGCGAAGAGATCTTCACGAAGATGCACCGTATCTGA
- a CDS encoding potassium channel family protein has translation MRLMDWARRLSAWIRRVPRILHDMPMAEWDRGNRWALLGSAVAFLALYAVDVICQPPAGVSLCIEILLNLLWVFYAVDYVLTMYVAEHSWKWMSKHILGLLILVAPLIPGLRFVRVVAALYALHRGSLSWVRGHINIYIACAGALLLSTGALLVLEAERGVPGASIDNYTDALWWAFVSVTTIGYGEYYPVTAEGKLITVAVVIAGIALIGVITGACAAWVIKEISLNGDKTAPVTTAQADKIERKLEMLSDRVGELHKRMR, from the coding sequence ATGAGATTGATGGACTGGGCGAGGCGGCTGTCGGCATGGATCAGGCGGGTGCCGCGGATTCTGCATGACATGCCGATGGCCGAATGGGATCGGGGCAACCGGTGGGCGCTGCTCGGCTCGGCGGTCGCGTTCCTTGCGCTGTATGCGGTCGACGTGATCTGCCAGCCTCCCGCGGGCGTCTCGCTGTGCATCGAAATCCTGCTCAACCTGCTGTGGGTGTTCTATGCGGTGGACTACGTGCTGACCATGTACGTGGCCGAACACAGCTGGAAGTGGATGAGCAAGCATATCCTCGGCCTGCTGATCCTGGTCGCCCCGCTGATCCCCGGCCTGCGCTTCGTGCGCGTGGTGGCGGCGCTGTACGCGCTGCACCGCGGCTCGCTCTCCTGGGTGCGCGGTCACATCAACATCTACATTGCCTGCGCGGGCGCGCTGCTGCTCTCCACCGGAGCGCTGCTGGTGCTCGAGGCGGAACGCGGCGTGCCCGGCGCGTCGATCGACAACTACACGGACGCGCTGTGGTGGGCCTTCGTGTCCGTGACCACCATCGGATACGGCGAATACTATCCGGTGACGGCCGAGGGCAAACTCATCACGGTGGCGGTGGTGATCGCCGGCATCGCCCTGATCGGTGTGATCACCGGTGCCTGCGCCGCATGGGTGATCAAGGAGATCAGCCTCAACGGCGACAAAACCGCGCCCGTCACCACCGCGCAGGCCGACAAAATCGAACGCAAGCTGGAGATGCTGTCCGACCGCGTGGGCGAGCTGCACAAACGGATGCGGTGA
- a CDS encoding alpha/beta hydrolase, producing MMIDQEVLNLFAGNAAAMAEGDAPHLAAQKLPDGVERIKDLPYTGNQDGAVDTEAKTAHLLDIYKPADSPDDALLPVIVDFHGGGLYYGNKENNECRDMLLTARGFAVVNANYRLVPTVSFPSQLKDAMAVLEWVAAHGAEYGLDTSRVCVTGDSAGGALALYLCAANGSAQLAAALGVKPCAIDVRALAVTSGMFRLSGGVHATALSYYGRGYFQTPDDHVMMNPYLDLDKLVVDAGEGLPPVYMVTSVEDFIADNSYELARILHARHRDHAMKVWARGGERPLGHVFNITQAGDQEASEAREAIADIADFCKAYCA from the coding sequence ATGATGATCGATCAGGAAGTATTGAATCTGTTCGCGGGCAACGCCGCCGCCATGGCCGAAGGCGACGCTCCCCATCTGGCGGCGCAGAAGCTGCCGGACGGCGTGGAACGTATCAAGGACCTGCCCTATACGGGGAATCAGGACGGCGCGGTCGACACCGAGGCGAAAACCGCCCACCTGCTGGATATTTACAAGCCCGCTGATTCGCCGGACGACGCCCTGCTGCCGGTGATTGTGGACTTCCACGGCGGCGGCCTGTACTACGGCAACAAAGAGAACAACGAATGCCGCGACATGCTGCTGACGGCGCGGGGCTTCGCCGTGGTGAACGCCAACTACCGGCTGGTGCCGACGGTGAGCTTCCCCTCTCAACTGAAGGACGCGATGGCGGTGCTCGAGTGGGTCGCGGCCCACGGAGCCGAATATGGGCTGGATACGAGCAGAGTGTGCGTCACAGGCGACTCGGCCGGAGGGGCGTTGGCGCTGTACCTGTGCGCGGCGAACGGCTCCGCGCAATTGGCTGCGGCATTGGGCGTGAAGCCGTGCGCCATCGACGTGCGCGCGCTCGCGGTCACCTCGGGCATGTTCCGCCTGTCCGGCGGCGTGCATGCCACCGCGCTGTCGTATTACGGACGTGGTTACTTCCAGACGCCCGACGACCATGTGATGATGAACCCCTATCTGGATTTGGACAAGCTGGTGGTGGATGCGGGCGAGGGGCTGCCACCGGTGTATATGGTCACCAGCGTGGAGGATTTCATCGCCGACAACAGCTATGAGCTGGCGCGCATCCTCCATGCCCGCCACCGCGACCATGCGATGAAGGTATGGGCGCGCGGCGGCGAACGGCCGCTCGGCCATGTGTTCAACATCACCCAGGCCGGCGATCAGGAAGCGAGCGAGGCGCGCGAGGCCATCGCCGACATCGCGGATTTCTGCAAAGCATACTGCGCGTAG
- a CDS encoding CocE/NonD family hydrolase produces the protein MSDADEFMNNYLANIRRQYEQSAYAPVCEANPKRTETVVCRDGVELTADIYTPAMPGPYPTIVVRCPYPQQVPLWELHGEELARRGYAMVCEWCRGTHTSGGEWEPNVNERDDGADLLAWLEERDWVDVVGLWGTSYLSLACWVMADITTPKVASICANHYGTDRFASAYQKGAFRCDVLTAWAMQNAGHPVEADYLQSALHRPQLSVDEDMWGGRLDWYRDWISHPRGDDPYWDEGFWGLLKSIPAKVTVPMFIQEGWFDHHLGSALTGYQSLNPQAKEHSWLRIGCWNHYFLNPLEGLEPSGLDATEVPAALEWFDLTLKRRQTPRRKVEYYEIGDDSWHTTDHWPPDAGDAAGSGEIRLYLAAGQNEDACGENGLALAPPAEGALEYDYDPNDPVPTRGGEALLTTMGEIGARIQPRPGYRDDVLSFVSQPLDEDLHIQGTIRVELYVSSSAADTAFTAKLMCVDPDGTARNYRSSITTLALDDPDTPDYMPGGVRRVSVDMWDICWKVPAGSRIRCDISSSDFPQYSVHTNTAGLWSAQSEAVTARQTIHMGATTPSAVVLPIATADRM, from the coding sequence ATGAGCGATGCCGATGAATTCATGAACAACTATCTGGCGAACATCCGCCGGCAATACGAACAGTCCGCCTACGCGCCCGTATGCGAGGCCAATCCCAAACGCACCGAGACGGTTGTCTGCCGCGACGGCGTGGAGTTGACCGCCGACATCTACACGCCCGCGATGCCGGGGCCGTACCCCACGATTGTGGTGCGGTGCCCATACCCGCAGCAGGTGCCGCTGTGGGAGCTGCACGGCGAGGAGCTGGCGCGTCGGGGATACGCGATGGTGTGCGAATGGTGCCGCGGCACCCACACCTCCGGTGGGGAGTGGGAGCCGAACGTCAACGAACGCGACGATGGCGCGGATCTGCTCGCCTGGCTGGAGGAGCGGGACTGGGTCGATGTGGTCGGCCTGTGGGGAACCTCGTACCTGTCGCTGGCATGCTGGGTGATGGCCGACATCACAACCCCCAAAGTGGCGTCCATCTGCGCCAACCACTATGGCACCGACCGTTTCGCCTCCGCATACCAGAAAGGCGCGTTCCGTTGCGACGTGCTGACCGCGTGGGCCATGCAGAACGCGGGACATCCGGTGGAGGCCGACTACCTGCAATCCGCGCTCCACCGACCACAATTGAGTGTGGACGAGGACATGTGGGGCGGCCGGCTGGACTGGTACCGCGACTGGATCAGCCATCCGCGAGGAGACGACCCCTACTGGGACGAGGGTTTCTGGGGGCTGCTCAAATCCATCCCCGCGAAGGTCACGGTGCCCATGTTCATCCAGGAAGGGTGGTTCGACCATCATCTCGGCAGCGCGCTCACCGGATATCAGAGCCTCAACCCTCAGGCCAAGGAGCATTCCTGGCTGCGCATCGGCTGCTGGAACCACTACTTCCTCAATCCGCTGGAAGGACTGGAACCGAGCGGACTCGACGCCACCGAAGTGCCGGCCGCGCTCGAATGGTTCGACCTGACGCTCAAACGACGCCAAACTCCGCGCCGCAAAGTGGAATACTACGAAATCGGCGACGACTCATGGCACACCACGGATCATTGGCCGCCCGACGCCGGCGATGCCGCCGGAAGCGGCGAAATCAGGCTGTACCTGGCCGCCGGGCAGAATGAAGACGCGTGCGGTGAGAACGGGCTGGCCCTCGCTCCGCCGGCGGAAGGCGCGTTGGAATACGACTACGATCCCAACGATCCGGTGCCCACCCGCGGAGGGGAGGCGCTGCTGACCACAATGGGCGAGATCGGCGCGCGCATCCAGCCGCGGCCCGGCTACCGCGACGACGTGCTGAGCTTCGTGTCGCAGCCACTCGACGAAGACCTGCACATCCAAGGGACGATCCGCGTGGAACTGTACGTGTCCAGCTCCGCCGCCGACACCGCCTTCACGGCCAAACTAATGTGCGTGGACCCGGACGGCACGGCGCGCAACTACCGCAGCTCCATCACCACCCTCGCCTTGGACGATCCCGACACGCCCGACTACATGCCCGGCGGGGTGCGGCGGGTGAGCGTCGACATGTGGGATATCTGCTGGAAGGTGCCCGCCGGCTCACGCATCCGCTGCGACATCTCCTCATCCGACTTTCCGCAGTACTCCGTGCACACGAACACCGCCGGACTGTGGAGCGCGCAAAGTGAGGCGGTGACCGCGCGCCAAACCATCCATATGGGAGCGACCACCCCGTCGGCGGTGGTGCTGCCGATCGCAACCGCCGACCGAATGTGA